From Desulfatibacillum aliphaticivorans DSM 15576, one genomic window encodes:
- a CDS encoding thiolase family protein, with the protein MRDAYIVSAVRTPGCRRNKGAFKDTRPEALLSHILNAAVDKVPGMEKGDVDDVMMGCSFPEAEQGLNIGRVANQIAGFPIEVSGATVNRFCSSGLEAIALASSRVMVGWSDITMAGGVESMTFVPMGGNMPRPYPNHTQAGGADLYCSMGTTAENVANRYGISREAQDEFAFNSQMKAVKAQKEGLYGEIIPTPAVKYVIGEDGLSKQETFLQDFDDGVRESTTLEGLAKLRPVFAAAGSVTAGNSSQTTDGAAACVIMSENKVKELGVKPLAKLVCYTTVGCRPDEMGVGPRYAIPKLLDKVGLTIDDIGLWEINEAFASQALYSIREIGLNKPQYMEKININGGAIALGHPLGCTGAKLAATLLYNMNKHGVKYGVESMCIGGGMGAAALFELCD; encoded by the coding sequence ATGAGAGATGCATACATAGTCAGCGCAGTGAGAACCCCGGGATGCCGCAGGAACAAGGGCGCCTTCAAGGACACCCGCCCCGAGGCCCTGCTGTCCCACATTCTGAACGCCGCCGTGGATAAGGTTCCTGGCATGGAAAAAGGCGACGTAGACGACGTTATGATGGGCTGCTCCTTCCCCGAAGCCGAGCAGGGATTGAATATAGGCCGCGTGGCCAACCAGATCGCCGGCTTCCCCATTGAGGTCTCCGGCGCTACGGTCAACCGCTTCTGCTCCTCCGGACTGGAAGCCATTGCACTGGCCAGCTCCCGCGTTATGGTGGGATGGTCCGACATCACCATGGCCGGCGGCGTGGAATCCATGACCTTCGTGCCCATGGGCGGCAACATGCCCCGTCCGTACCCGAACCACACCCAGGCCGGCGGCGCCGACCTGTACTGCTCCATGGGCACCACTGCGGAAAACGTGGCCAACCGCTACGGCATTTCCCGCGAAGCCCAGGATGAGTTCGCTTTTAATTCCCAGATGAAAGCCGTTAAGGCTCAGAAGGAAGGCCTATACGGCGAAATCATCCCCACTCCCGCCGTCAAGTACGTAATCGGCGAAGACGGACTTTCCAAGCAGGAAACCTTTCTCCAGGATTTTGACGACGGCGTCCGCGAAAGCACGACCCTGGAAGGTCTTGCCAAACTCCGCCCCGTGTTCGCAGCCGCCGGCTCCGTCACCGCGGGCAACTCCTCCCAGACCACGGACGGCGCAGCCGCTTGCGTGATCATGTCCGAAAACAAGGTCAAGGAACTGGGCGTGAAGCCCCTGGCCAAGCTGGTGTGCTACACCACCGTGGGCTGCCGTCCCGACGAAATGGGCGTGGGCCCCCGCTACGCCATTCCCAAGCTGCTGGACAAAGTGGGCCTGACCATCGACGACATCGGACTCTGGGAAATCAACGAGGCTTTCGCTTCCCAGGCCCTGTATTCCATCCGTGAAATCGGCCTGAACAAGCCCCAGTACATGGAAAAGATCAACATCAACGGCGGCGCCATCGCACTGGGCCATCCCCTGGGATGCACCGGCGCCAAGCTGGCCGCCACCCTGCTGTACAACATGAACAAACACGGCGTGAAATACGGCGTGGAGTCCATGTGCATCGGCGGCGGCATGGGCGCGGCAGCTCTGTTCGAGCTGTGCGACTAA